In the genome of Mycobacterium sp. 3519A, the window GCAACGTGAAGGAGATGGCTGACCGGCAAGGCATGTTCGGACTTGACGCAATCAGTCAGCGGCGCGCCTACGTAGACGGAATCCAACGGATCCCACGCGCATTGGGCCGACTCGAAGTCCCGTTGATAGCGGCGGTCAACGGCCCCGCCATCGGCGCGGGCTGCGACCTGGCGATGATGTGCGACATCCGCATCGCCTCCGAGCGTGCGTCGTTCGCCGAGAGCTTCGTACAACTCGGCCTCATTCCCGGCGACGGCGGCGCTTGGTTCCTGCCTCGGGCCATCGGATACGCGCGCGCCGCCGAAATGACCTTCACCGGTGATCGCATCGATGCCGCGACCGCGCTCGGCTGGGGAATGGTCAGCCGCGTGGTCCCCCACGACGAGCTGCTCGACGCGGCGCGTGGACTCGCCGACCGCATCGGTAAGAACCCTCCGCACGCGCTGCGGATGGCCAAACGGCTGCTACAGGAGTCGCAGTCCGGTTCGCTCGAATCGACATTGGGCATGGCCGCGGCCATGCAACCGTTGGCGCACGGCGACATTCAGCATCACCAGCGACTCGAACGGTGGCGGACCTCGTGACGGCACCCACCATCTCATCCCGGCTCGTCCCGCCCGCTACAGTCAATCCAGCTGCGACGCAGGCGCTTCGCGCCGAGGTGCGCGAGTTCATTGCCGAACAGGTCTTCGCGCCGTCGGTGGACGCGTGGCTGACCGGCTGGGACGAGGAGTTCACCGCCGCTCTCGCGGCGCGTGGCTGGCTGGGCATGACGGTGCCGACCGAATACGGCGGGCACGGACGCTCGTTTCTCGAACGGTTCGTCGTGACCGAGGAGTTGCTGGCCGCCGGCGCACCCGTGGCGGCGCACTGGATCGCCGACCGC includes:
- a CDS encoding crotonase/enoyl-CoA hydratase family protein translates to MTATPNPLRVDTDGPTQLWTINLAEVGNAITDKGFITAFEAAVDDANADAAIAAVILTGAGKIFSAGGNVKEMADRQGMFGLDAISQRRAYVDGIQRIPRALGRLEVPLIAAVNGPAIGAGCDLAMMCDIRIASERASFAESFVQLGLIPGDGGAWFLPRAIGYARAAEMTFTGDRIDAATALGWGMVSRVVPHDELLDAARGLADRIGKNPPHALRMAKRLLQESQSGSLESTLGMAAAMQPLAHGDIQHHQRLERWRTS